From the genome of Vigna radiata var. radiata cultivar VC1973A unplaced genomic scaffold, Vradiata_ver6 scaffold_212, whole genome shotgun sequence, one region includes:
- the LOC106754436 gene encoding uncharacterized protein LOC106754436: MGLSPFQFVYGKACHFPVEMEHKALWALKFLNFHPNETQSKRRNQLLELEEMRLHAYDSSRSYKDKVKFYHDRKLIKRTFHPGELVLLFNSRLKLFPEKLKSKWSDPFVIKSVFQNGAVELEHSNEDNQQRSWIVNGQRLKHYLGRDVEKFASEMMLVDP; this comes from the coding sequence ATGGGGCTATCACCTTTTCAGTTTGTTTATGGAAAAGCATGTCATTTTCCAGTTGAAATGGAGCATAaagctttgtgggctttgaaatttttaaactttcatCCGAATGAAACTCAAAGCAAACGAAGAAATCAGTTGcttgaacttgaagaaatgcggtTGCATGCATATGATTCATCTAGGAGTTACAAAGAcaaggtgaaattttatcatgacaggAAGCTGATCaagagaactttccatccaggGGAGTTGGTGTTATTATTTAACTCTCGGCTAAAACTGTTTCCCGAGAAGTTGAAATCAAAGTGGTCAGACCCTTTTGTGATAAAGAGTGTCTTCCAGAATGGAGCAGTGGAGTTAGAGCATTCAAATGAAGATAATCAACAGCGGAGCTGGATTGTGAATGGCCAGAGGCTCAAGCATTATTTGGGACGAGATGTGGAAAAATTTGCCTCAGAaatgatgttggtggatccatga
- the LOC106754437 gene encoding uncharacterized protein LOC106754437 gives MTQENRVRNASILERTLINDCEDLNDEEDRIRQECVQNLESAKEISAEEALFEKIALNEKVPESKVELKELPPHLKYVFLEDNGSNPVIISTSLSPEEERKLVEVLKANKGVISWSIADLKGISPTYCMHRILMEDDYRPVAQPQRRLNPVMKEVVRKEVLKLLEAGIIYPISDIKWVSPVQVVPKKGGMTVIHNEKNELIPTRTVTGWRMCIDYRRLNTATRKDHFPLPFMDQMLERLAGQAYYCFLDGYSGYNQIMVDPGDQEKTTFTCPFGIFAYRKMPFGLCNAPATFQRCMQAIFADFMEKSIEVFMNDFSIFGDSFQRCLINLDVVLKRCVQTNLVLNWEKCHFMVTEGIVLGHKIPARGIEMDKAKVEVIEKLPPPTNMRGIRSFLGHVGFYRRFIKDFSKIAKPLSNLLAKEIPFVMSPELIVALDWNKDFELMCDASDYAIGAVLGQRRGKLVNEEVTSKEKEIWESFSDKTLLYIQQRPWFADLANFKAAGVILEELNWQQKKKFLHDAKQFVWDDPYLFKIGEDNLLRRCVTKEEAKKILWHCHNSPYAGHYNGERTTAKVLQAGFYWPTLFKDAHNHARSCDKCQRTGAISRRHEMPLQGILEVEVFDCWALACPKNDASTVIKFLKRQIFSRFGTPRVLISDGGSHFCNAQLDKVLKHYGVKHKVVGPYHPQTYRQDEVSNREIKRILEKTVTFSRKDWLQKLDDAL, from the exons ATGACGCAAGAAAACAGAGTTCGTAATGCATCCATTTTGGAGAGGACTCTTATCAATGATTGTGAAGATTTAAATGACGAGGAGGATAGAATAAGGCAAGAATGTGTTCAAAATTTGGAATCAGCAAAAGAAATTTCAGCGGAAGAAGCTCTTTTTGAAAAGATTGCGCTTAACGAAAAGGTTCCAGAAAGTAAGGTTGAACTGAAGGAGTTACCACCGCActtgaaatatgtgtttttggagGATAATGGGAGTAACCCAGTCATTATTAGTACTTCATTATCCccagaagaagaaagaaaattggtggaAGTCTTAAAAGCAAACAAAGGTGTTATAAGCTGGTCAATTGCAGATCTCAAAGGTATAAGCCCCACATATTGTATGCACAGAATTCTGATGGAAGATGATTACAGGCCTGTAGCCCAACCGCAAAGGAGACTTAATCCTGTTATGAAAGAAGTCGTGCGAAAGGAAGTATTGAAGTTATTGgaagcaggaattatttatccTATTTCTGATATCAAATGGGTGAGTCCAGTTCAAGTTGTaccaaagaaaggagggatgACTGTCATTCATAATGAGAAGAATGAACTTATTCCTACAAGGACAGTTACTGGTTGGCGAATGTGTATTGATTACAGGAGACTAAATACAGCTACCAgaaaagatcattttcccttacctttcatggatcagatgcTAGAAAGATTGGCTGGacaagcttattattgcttcCTAGACGGTTACTCTGGATACAACCAAATTATGGTAGACCCTGGagatcaagagaaaacaacttttacatgtccttttggtatatttgcTTACAGAAAGATGCcctttggattatgtaatgctcCGGCCACatttcagaggtgtatgcaGGCAATCTTCGCTGATTTcatggagaaaagcatagaagtcttcatgAACGACTTTTCAATTTTTGGGGATTCTTTTCAAAGATGTCTGATCAACTTGGATGTTGTCCTCAAACggtgtgttcaaacaaatcttgttttgaattggGAGAAATGCCATTTTATGGTTACAGAAGGGATTGTGTTGGGGCACAAAATTCCAGCCAGGGGGATTGAAATGGACAAGGCAAAAGTAGAGGTTATTGAAAAACTGCCACCACCAACTAATATGAGAGGAATTCGAAGTTTCCTTGGTCATGTTGGGTTTTATCGAAGATTTATcaaggatttttcaaagattgctaaGCCTTTGAGTAATTTGCTGGCTAAAGAGATACCATTTGTAATGAGTCCTGAAT TGATTGTAGCTCTAGACTGgaataaagattttgaactCATGTGTGATGCAAGTGACTATGCCATAGGTGCCGTGTTGGGTCAAAGAAGAGGAAAg ttgGTCAATGAGGAAGtaacaagcaaggagaaagaaatctgggagtCGTTTTCAGACAAAACTCTTCTATATATTCAGCAAAGGCCCTGGTTCGCCGATTTGGCTAACTTTAAAGCTGCAGGTGTTATTCTTGAAGAATTgaattggcaacagaaaaagaagtttttacatgatgccAAACAATTTGTTTGGGATGATCCGTACTTGTTCAAGATAGGAGAAGATAATCTTTTGAGGAGATGTGTAACAAAGGAAGAAGCAAAAAAgattttgtggcattgtcataaCTCTCCTTACGCAGGTCATTATAATGGCGAGCGCACAACTGCCAAAGTTCTGcaagcaggattttattggccaactttgtttaaagatgcccACAATCATGCTCGGAGCTGTGACAAATGTCAAAGGACAGGGGCTATTtcaaggaggcatgagatgccGCTGCAAGGAATTTTGGAGGTTGAAGTTTTTGActgttggg cttTAGCATGTCCCAAGAATGATGCTAGTActgtgatcaaattcttaaaaaggcAAATCTTTTCACGATTTGGAACTCCCAGGGTACTCATcagtgatgggggatctcactTTTGTAATGCTCAGCTAGATAAGGTGCTTAAACATTATGGAGTAAAACATAAGGTGGTAGGGCCTTATCATCCACAGACATATAGGCAAGATGAAGTTTCTAACCGGGAGATTAAAAGAATTCTGGAAAAGACTGTCACTTTCTCAAGAAAAGATTGGTTACAaaaattagatgatgctctCTAG